In the genome of Terriglobales bacterium, the window CCCCAGACGTTGAGCAGCATGATGATGCCCAGACCGCCGCCCACTCCGATGGCGAGCACGTTGTTGGCGTATTCCACGTTCGAGTTGAGGTCCAGGAAGAGCCAGGCTGCGGCCGTCACCAGGATCAGGATCAGCACCCACAGCACCTTGCCGTTGTTCAGTGCTCCCTTCACCGGCGCGAGCAGGATGTACTCGATCAGCCAGGCCCCGATCCAGATCGCGAAGAAGGTGCCCAGCACCATGCCCTCGGAGGCCTGGGTGACGCCGTTGGAGTGCAGGTAGGCGACGTTGCCGCGCACGCTGTTCTCCCAATAGAAGAGGCCGGCCAGCACCGTCACCACCGCACCCCAACGGAACCACCACAGCGCCTTGGGCATCAGCGAGGGGATGACCTTGCCCTTGGTGGCCCCGTCCAGCTCCTTCATGAAGGGGACGTTCACCAGGTTGAAGAAATAGAGCAGGCCGATCCAGGTGATCCCG includes:
- a CDS encoding urate hydroxylase PuuD, translating into MHILAAWSSIPFHPPSDFNSIYLIVLRWIHFLAGITWIGLLYFFNLVNVPFMKELDGATKGKVIPSLMPKALWWFRWGAVVTVLAGLFYWENSVRGNVAYLHSNGVTQASEGMVLGTFFAIWIGAWLIEYILLAPVKGALNNGKVLWVLILILVTAAAWLFLDLNSNVEYANNVLAIGVGGGLGIIMLLNVWGIIWRNNKKTIAWTKANAADGTPIPAEAAKLARQAFLASRTNTWLSIALLFFMAAASHYALFGK